The following are from one region of the Candidatus Polarisedimenticolia bacterium genome:
- a CDS encoding PilZ domain-containing protein, translating to MAVRPAMRDRRIIVRDRRRIGVRYGTESGEFLGYTSDLGARGLFLQANKLFPPGTILLMELELPDGIRRMRGAIRWVKEVPPAFRRSMRGGMGIELLPED from the coding sequence ATGGCGGTAAGGCCGGCGATGCGGGATCGCAGGATCATTGTTCGCGATCGGCGTCGCATCGGCGTGCGCTACGGCACTGAGAGCGGGGAGTTCCTGGGCTACACCTCCGATCTCGGCGCCCGCGGTCTCTTCCTGCAAGCCAACAAGCTCTTCCCACCCGGCACCATCCTCCTGATGGAGCTGGAGCTTCCCGATGGCATCCGCAGGATGCGCGGCGCCATTCGCTGGGTCAAGGAGGTTCCTCCCGCTTTTCGCCGCAGCATGCGCGGCGGCATGGGAATCGAGCTTCTCCCGGAGG